The following are encoded together in the Oreochromis aureus strain Israel breed Guangdong linkage group 18, ZZ_aureus, whole genome shotgun sequence genome:
- the dhrs1 gene encoding dehydrogenase/reductase SDR family member 1 — translation MSLSGWVCVVTGASRGIGRGIALQLSEAGATVYITGRQEKTLKQTAAQVTERGGNCVPVICDSSKETDIQELFERIKQEQKGRLDILVNNAYSGVQDIFENMGKKFWETEPSIWDSINNAGLRGHYFFSVYAARLMVAQGRGLIVTISSFGGMRYLFNVPYGVGKAACDRLASDMAIELRRRGVASVSLWPGAVKTELVSQLILAKESPSGDQSKFKNVFADGETTELSGKCIVNMAKDKNLMSLTGKILMTSDLARRYGIKDVDGRSVADYTSIKYLLSQVPYLSWLSVVVPSFVRVPRFVMTLAFSRF, via the exons ATGTCCCTGTCTGGCTGGGTATGCGTAGTAACTGGTGCCTCCCGGGGCATTGGCAGAGGAATAGCTCTCCAGCTGTCTGAAGCAGGAGCCACAGTCTACATCACAGGACGCCAGGAGAAGACTCTGAAGCAAACTGCTGCACAG GTGACGGAAAGGGGTGGGAACTGTGTACCAGTTATCTGCGATTCCTCAAAAGAGACCGACATTCAAGAACTGTTTGAGCGAATTAAACAGGAACAGAAAGGCAGACTGGATATATTGGTTAATAATGCCTATTCTGGAGTACAG GATATCTTTGAGAACATGGGTAAGAAGTTCTGGGAAACCGAACCTTCTATTTGGGATTCCATCAACAACGCAGGCCTCAG GGGGCACTATTTTTTCTCAGTTTATGCAGCCCGGTTGATGGTGGCTCAAGGTCGGGGTTTGATAGTGACCATTTCTTCTTTTGGAGGGATGCGGTACCTCTTCAATGTGCCATATGGTGTTGGTAAAGCTGCT TGCGACAGACTGGCATCAGACATGGCTATCGAGCTACGCCGCAGAGGTGTAGCTTCTGTCAGCCTGTGGCCAGGAGCGGTAAAAACAGAACTGGTGTCTCAGTTGATACTGGCAAAAGAGTCACCGTCTGGTGACCAGTCTAAG tttaaaaatgtttttgctgaTGGAGAAACCACAGAACTGAGCGGGAAGTGCATTGTTAACATGGCAAAAG ATAAAAATCTGATGTCACTGACTGGGAAAATACTCATGACTTCTGATCTGGCAAGACGCTATGGAATAAAAGATGTCGATG GTCGAAGTGTAGCTGATTACACTTCCATTAAATACCTCCTGTCCCAGGTCCCATACCTGTCCTGGCTGTCAGTTGTCGTGCCCTCATTCGTACGTGTGCCACGCTTTGTGATGACCCTGGCATTCAGCCGGTTCTAA
- the homeza gene encoding homeobox and leucine zipper encoding a: MATYTEHNGRHGLPLDMKEMLEEKVKTECEENLESKCSSKDLRDSPCSAESNTSGVASFTTNHNSVVCLPLVSEGLKLVWTQSDQTRELDTIPELVKAFNLFPYPSSREVSALARVCALPLDKVKVWFMVQRIKYGISWSSEEIEETRRKLAVPELCDDSIETNEEDKTKNNISYEELVIEDKDSEEEESALSSFPPQTNGPKCESLDSYKPAKSSAPCFSSTLPPPQDSYFYRPPADTPAADVSFDLSDSSSRQHRHGRYKKSKAQLAALRKSFLRENWPAEAELRRLQEETGLSRNDIRKWFSDSRYQLRVGRGSLAAAQNFSQQAAVGSKHDQQSQPLPLITQKSRQLNGAKGHESARSNGIRNSHFFQTFLSNSLEAFGERVLEAQGHDVIEDLSGEGDSFKDEEQCDERPLQLTKTCKIEPDVPLEPLSISKCSPYSSPSDSPPLSVSPNKPFSNKITTSKKLGQSAKTSPSTSTSPALTPAGRPRKTKEQLDVLKQHFLRCQWPKSEDYTELVKLTGLPRADVIQWFGDTRYAVKNGQLRWVKGVRDQFLAELAAQQSSSGLTNGSGTSSRPGGSRKRKSQANGRSADSPDIQPLVNYYLSNGTLHEKDLDSLCKKSRMSYQQVRDWFAAQDVGETEQESIVVT; encoded by the coding sequence ATGGCTACATACACTGAACATAACGGCAGACATGGACTACCTTTGGACATGAAGGAGATGCTAGAAGAAAAAGTAAAGACAGAATGTGAAGAAAACCTTGAATCCAAATGCTCATCCAAGGATTTGCGTGACTCTCCCTGCTCAGCTGAAAGCAACACAAGTGGAGTGGCTAGTTTCACCACCAACCACAACTCGGTTGTGTGCCTGCCTCTAGTGTCAGAGGGACTGAAACTGGTATGGACACAGTCTGATCAGACCCGTGAACTCGACACCATCCCAGAGCTGGTCAAAGCCTTTAATTTATTTCCCTACCCGTCGTCTCGGGAAGTTAGCGCTCTAGCCCGGGTCTGTGCCTTGCCACTGGACAAAGTTAAAGTGTGGTTTATGGTGCAGAGAATTAAATATGGAATTAGCTGGTCCTCTGAAGAAATTGAGGAGACACGGCGAAAGCTGGCAGTGCCTGAGCTTTGTGATGACTCAATTGAAACAAATGAGGAAGACAAAACGAAAAACAACATAAGTTATGAGGAATTGGTCATTGAAGACAAGGATAGTGAAGAAGAGGAGAGTGCTCTTTCCAGCTTCCCACCTCAGACAAACGGCCCAAAGTGTGAGTCACTAGATTCATACAAGCCAGCCAAATCCAGCGCACCGTGTTTCAGCTCAACCCTCCCACCACCTCAGGATTCGTACTTCTACCGCCCACCAGCAGACACGCCAGCAGCCGATGTTTCCTTTGACCTTTCAGACTCTTCTTCACGACAGCACCGCCATGGACGCTACAAAAAGTCTAAAGCTCAGCTTGCTGCCCTTCGCAAGAGTTTTCTAAGAGAGAACTGGCCTGCAGAGGCAGAGCTTAGACGCTTGCAGGAAGAAACGGGGCTGAGCCGTAACGACATTCGTAAATGGTTCAGTGACAGTCGTTACCAGCTGCGCGTTGGTCGAGGAAGCCTGGCAGCAGCCCAAAACTTTTCTCAGCAAGCTGCTGTGGGAAGTAAACATGATCAACAGTCTCAGCCTCTTCCACTTATTACTCAAAAGTCTCGTCAGCTGAATGGGGCGAAAGGCCATGAGTCAGCACGTAGCAATGGGATTAGAAATTCACACTTCTTCCAGACCTTTTTGTCAAATAGCCTGGAGGCATTTGGGGAAAGGGTTCTTGAGGCACAAGGGCACGATGTTATTGAGGATCTTTCTGGTGAAGGAGACAGTTTCAAAGATGAGGAACAGTGTGATGAACGACCCTTACAGTTGACAAAGACTTGCAAGATTGAGCCAGATGTTCCCCTGGAACCATTAAGTATATCCAAATGCTCTCCTTATTCTTCCCCCTCAGACAGCCCACCATTGTCTGTCTCACCTAACAAACCATTTTCAAACAAAATCACCACATCAAAGAAGCTAGGCCAGTCAGCCAAAACTAGTCCCTCCACATCTACATCCCCTGCCCTCACTCCTGCTGGGCGACCAAGAAAGACCAAGGAGCAGTTGGATGTGTTAAAGCAGCATTTCTTGCGTTGCCAATGGCCTAAGAGTGAAGACTACACTGAACTTGTTAAGCTTACTGGTTTGCCGCGGGCAGATGTTATTCAGTGGTTTGGGGACACGCGCTATGCTGTCAAAAATGGCCAGCTGCGCTGGGTGAAGGGGGTCCGTGATCAGTTCTTGGCAGAGCTGGCTGCCCAGCAAAGCAGCAGCGGTTTAACAAACGGAAGTGGAACATCCTCTCGGCCCGGGGGTAGCCGTAAACGAAAATCTCAAGCAAATGGAAGGAGTGCAGATTCCCCGGATATCCAGCCGTTGGTTAACTATTACCTTTCAAATGGCACACTACATGAAAAAGACCTTGATTCTCTATGCAAGAAATCGAGAATGAGCTACCAGCAGGTGCGGGATTGGTTTGCAGCTCAGGATGTTGGGGAAACTGAGCAGGAATCTATTGTTGTTACTTAA
- the LOC116333773 gene encoding zona pellucida sperm-binding protein 3-like has product MASLWYCVAVLGLVAGVSVNADMKLDCKGGFVTLVWTDGRSQMDTSLLRLGSCFPTSLTDREAVFTVDFNDCNFRRLVTGKRLIYSNDLTYITPPNSVIPSYIDLIVCEYERPRDWYPLVYEPVFSTYGLEELVFHIGLMNADFSGPAESTRFPLGSIIAIMASVEQQTHQPLLLLIDECVAATTPELQPESALYPLITNKGCLVDSKKSRSKFEPRQKTSEIRLSLQAFKFAVGGEVFIHCSLVAWDPNSLGNTKKACHYIKDYGWELIDDPTHSSLCDCCESSCKARKTRDLVAGKHGAVQNVVLGPLTITD; this is encoded by the exons ATGGCCTCCCTTTGGTATTGTGTAGCTGTTTTGGGCCTGGTGGCAGGAGTTTCAGTAAATGCAG ACATGAAACTGGACTGTAAAGGTGGTTTCGTGACACTGGTGTGGACAGACGGTAGATCCCAGATGGACACTTCACTGCTCCGTCTGGGCAGCTGCTTTCCCACAAGCCTCACAGACAGGGAAGCTGTTTTCACTGTGGACTTCAATGACTGTAACTTCAGGAGGCTT GTTACTGGCAAACGACTAATCTACTCCAATGACCTGACTTACATTACCCCACCTAATTCTGTCATCCCTTCGTACATTGACTTGATTGTCTGTGAATATGAGAG GCCCAGAGATTGGTACCCCCTGGTTTATGAGCCAGTGTTTAGTACCTATGGTTTAGAAGAACTAGTATTTCATATTGGACTCATGAATG CTGACTTCTCAGGCCCTGCTGAATCTACAAGATTCCCTCTGGGCTCAATCATCGCCATCATGGCAAGCGTGGAGCAGCAGACCCATCAGCCGTTGCTGCTACTTATTGATGAATGTGTAGCTGCCACCACACCTGAGCTGCAGCCTGAAAGTGCTCTATACCCCTTAATCACCAACAAGGG ATGTCTCGTCGACAGTAAGAAATCACGCTCAAAATTTGAACCCAGGCAAAAGACTTCAGAGATCCGGTTATCCCTTCAAGCCTTCAAGTTTGCTGTGGGAGGAGAG GTGTTTATTCATTGCAGCCTTGTGGCTTGGGATCCCAACAGTCTTGGCAATACTAAGAAGGCCTGCCACTACATCAAAGATTATGG TTGGGAGTTGATTGATGACCCTACACACAGCAGTCTATGTGACTGCTGCGAGTCCAGCTGCAAGGCCAGAAAGACAAGGGATCTAGTGGCAG GGAAGCATGGTGCAGTACAAAACGTAGTCCTTGGTCCACTCACTATCACAGATTAG
- the zp3f.2 gene encoding zona pellucida glycoprotein 3f, tandem duplicate 2 produces the protein MVEVIKQEVHKACWSQCVQDCLVMVTHLYLGVLVLAVFATTVANADINVVCANNSVRVTWRVNAELVPYAARLFLGNCMASQWKVLPSGEGEAQFNYTFSECKFTKMRKGKRIYYQNEMSYRPQAKPNPPDFVHPIECVYRRPKDWVPRFVNPGYGVSEGHSRLVFHMALLNEELSSIAKTNVIPLGSPMPIWAAVEQKSHQPLLLLMEECVAAPTAELQPGSQVYPIIGNKGCLSESKKGNSMFLPRYHSSSIILYLQSFNFGFGEVYIHCKLTVWDPQDLAESKKACYYMKGTNRWELLDDPSRSSLCNCCDLSCKSRSRRGVEWASDGPSHNSVLGPLIIVAQSDFRDGNTMMESATTADPQLK, from the exons ATGGTTGAGGTCATTAAGCAAGAAGTTCATAAAGCATGTTGGTCCCAATGTGTGCAGGATTGTTTAGTCATGGTGACTCATCTCTACCTAGGTGTGCTTGTCCTGGCTGTTTTTGCAACAACTGTTGCCAATGCAG acatCAATGTGGTCTGTGCAAACAACTCTGTGAGGGTGACATGGAGGGTGAATGCGGAGCTGGTGCCGTATGCAGCTCGGCTCTTCCTTGGAAACTGCATGGCGTCTCAGTGGAAGGTTCTGCCCTCTGGAGAGGGGGAAGCACAGTTCAACTACACGTTTTCCGAGTGCAAGTTCACTAAAATG agaaagGGGAAACGCATATACTATCAGAATGAAATGAGTTACAGGCCACAGGCAAAGCCAAACCCTCCAGATTTTGTGCATCCCATTGAATGTGTTTACAGAAG accCAAGGACTGGGTTCCCCGATTCGTGAACCCTGGATACGGTGTTTCCGAGGGTCACAGCAGGCTGGTCTTCCACATGGCGCTCCTCAATG AGGAGTTATCAAGCATAGCAAAGACAAATGTCATTCCTCTGGGCTCCCCCATGCCAATATGGGCAGCAGTGGAGCAGAAGTCTCACCAACCACTGCTGTTGCTCATGGAGGAATGTGTCGCAGCCCCCACAGCTGAGCTGCAGCCCGGCAGCCAGGTTTACCCAATCATTGGCAACAAGGG CTGTCTTTcagaaagcaaaaaaggaaaCTCGATGTTTCTGCCTCGGTACCACTCGTCTTCCATCATCCTCTACCTCCAGTCCTTCAACTTTGGTTTTGGAGAG GTGTACATCCACTGTAAACTGACTGTGTGGGATCCTCAAGATCTTGCCGAAAGCAAGAAGGCCTGTTATTATATGAAGGGAACTAACAG ATGGGAGCTGCTTGATGACCCATCCCGAAGCTCCCTCTGTAACTGCTGTGACTTGAGCTGCAAGTCTCGGTCCAGGAGGGGTGTCGAATGGG CATCAGACGGCCCGAGTCACAATTCTGTGTTGGGACCCCTAATCATTGTGGCCCAATCTGACTTCAGGGACGGCAACACAATGATGGAGTCTGCCACTACAGCTGACCCTCAGCTCAAATAA
- the LOC116333781 gene encoding RING finger protein 212B isoform X2, whose translation MVWFHCNQCFKRRGSTFAASSCGHIFCEACVKSNPCTVCGASCSYLAINEIVIFQQMQMERVIAHFKHKSAELERRLKEVTEQSYRQLSDLQRENADLKKQLLEVKKETMELKKPLSQWRLSPGQFQTEGTQRMSLPVAVTSPVNPRSRAMSHIGSAESQRWNMHRGPSLSLNTPGSAASVSSHSSLHEYRTPTSLSTPTRTQTPGLLQFISGLSVQSPRH comes from the exons atggtCTGGTTCCACTGTAACCAGTGCTTCAAAAGAAGAGGATCCACATTTGCTGCGTCCAGCTGTGGCCACATTTTCTGTGAAGCATGCGTTAAATCAA ATCCATGCACTGTATGTGGGGCCAGCTGCAGTTATCTGGCTATCAATGAG ATTGTCATCTTTCAGCAGATGCAGATGGAGAGAGTCATAGCACACTTCAAGCACAAGTCTGCTGAATTGGAAAGACGCCTTAAAGAAGTCACCGAGCAGAGTTACAG ACAACTCTCAGACCTGCAAAGAGAGAATGCTGACTTAAAAAAGCAGCTTTTAGAGGTGAAGAAAGAAACTATGGAATTGAAAAAGCCACTTTCACAATGGAGG CTCTCTCCAGGACAATTTCAAACTGAAGG AACTCAGAGGATGTCCCTCCCTGTGGCTGTCACCTCCCCAG ttaacCCTCGTTCAAGAGCAATGAG TCATATAGGCTCAGCAGAGTCCCAGAGGTGGAACATGCACAGAGGTCCTAGTCTCTCCCTCAAT aCTCCTGGATCAGCTGCTTCAGTTTCCAGCCATAGTTCTCTTCATGAATACA gaaCACCTACATCATTAAGCACACCTACCAG AACCCAGACTCCTGGTCTTTTACAATTCATAAGTGGATTATCAGTTCAGTCACCTAGGCACTGA
- the LOC116333781 gene encoding RING finger protein 212B isoform X1 has translation MVWFHCNQCFKRRGSTFAASSCGHIFCEACVKSNPCTVCGASCSYLAINEMKPQEKMFFNDPVKLIQSRLEHMCQIVIFQQMQMERVIAHFKHKSAELERRLKEVTEQSYRQLSDLQRENADLKKQLLEVKKETMELKKPLSQWRLSPGQFQTEGTQRMSLPVAVTSPVNPRSRAMSHIGSAESQRWNMHRGPSLSLNTPGSAASVSSHSSLHEYRTPTSLSTPTRTQTPGLLQFISGLSVQSPRH, from the exons atggtCTGGTTCCACTGTAACCAGTGCTTCAAAAGAAGAGGATCCACATTTGCTGCGTCCAGCTGTGGCCACATTTTCTGTGAAGCATGCGTTAAATCAA ATCCATGCACTGTATGTGGGGCCAGCTGCAGTTATCTGGCTATCAATGAG ATGAAGCCgcaggaaaaaatgtttttcaacgACCCGGTGAAGCTCATCCAATCACGGCTAGAGCACATGTGTCAG ATTGTCATCTTTCAGCAGATGCAGATGGAGAGAGTCATAGCACACTTCAAGCACAAGTCTGCTGAATTGGAAAGACGCCTTAAAGAAGTCACCGAGCAGAGTTACAG ACAACTCTCAGACCTGCAAAGAGAGAATGCTGACTTAAAAAAGCAGCTTTTAGAGGTGAAGAAAGAAACTATGGAATTGAAAAAGCCACTTTCACAATGGAGG CTCTCTCCAGGACAATTTCAAACTGAAGG AACTCAGAGGATGTCCCTCCCTGTGGCTGTCACCTCCCCAG ttaacCCTCGTTCAAGAGCAATGAG TCATATAGGCTCAGCAGAGTCCCAGAGGTGGAACATGCACAGAGGTCCTAGTCTCTCCCTCAAT aCTCCTGGATCAGCTGCTTCAGTTTCCAGCCATAGTTCTCTTCATGAATACA gaaCACCTACATCATTAAGCACACCTACCAG AACCCAGACTCCTGGTCTTTTACAATTCATAAGTGGATTATCAGTTCAGTCACCTAGGCACTGA